One genomic region from Vanacampus margaritifer isolate UIUO_Vmar chromosome 2, RoL_Vmar_1.0, whole genome shotgun sequence encodes:
- the tcf20 gene encoding transcription factor 20 isoform X1: MQNFSNSPTPHSLPPGFSMRGGGGPPYPPQSVDPQISPRMTEDYAAMQQQSLHRGHPHSNQVSPMLAYNARNRGIVEPSPTQGNLHSSSSNPYRKDTMDYYFSLGGKDKNRKGGLAYGTGFGYPNIDAHIPPQYRHSGAGSVLSSGIVSQYSVDYGPSTGSGAGSGAFSPHQYNMSQNAAMQAMPGSQSRQHGQTFSPVHHGQQHRTYPSSGHRMNPQYPQYSPQAGVSSGMYSPPPQRYADGTANTGFDPKVNSSHSVNSSANSASGSAAANNMGPVESVQQRYHASSYAGYIPQTQTLHKEGTLQHCNTQHNLGVGYDNTLKMQHQGPAPGTVYGKHHQPSTPTVPHAASQEIAKSPLHSQQSQMNQNLSPISNPSPAASAVHSPGCSSTPSPLMGVSETYVNPSGPSHPSSTVHSSSHGHRLIQAVSQLSPTPNSNSSISSCGSSGSHKGHNISTVGVNSVPPTSCNKTGLGSGLAPREEGPSVYSSPLVGKMHDTGLSSLNALSSQVANLPNTIQHMLRTDNVLSQKKGKEGGQVQPTTHSVPTLQPRSKNPSAVAVRDGTVVGVAEGAGLETVDDEDSSYMSAETKIEQEDHLIEGGHTRVRQMSGASSEPKPIFYHPPHSQPQPQPGQALNAKTFTYKSPPSEMVSKASLHIASTLPSPEADPNSHSKPPVSVSSSISCIIPPPQPNRGLHPSLLKTNSKGGHKKSVEIKNEQIKMEHEDGVDKMEKGNSQMLRDEEISTKHGQDKENMLHTASTAHGESEQKPTSEEQLSVGVIVSARSDGSQVEKSKQPQELCLKEKQSYLKESTSNNGEEGMDLSRYSSQHPKSNIEQAHNLSQFGSNKYGFVESTYGSELSMMKKGRTGPAGVMESSSRSFQQSHSGCVPEHSKELSSLTEAFGKRGQAVGTKAQDDISQIQQFPSLLQEVLQGYNLDRRYGRPEQAFPAHLQVQQQFQTRYPYGMTENIKMMESGASDHLALMGTTGKPQHQNHRLGSKTNFATGLQSSIKPDVSNTKILQHTAKKEVDFSEDHLPRASDAQPIQPKHINLADYSLPQRKALANMSTSSSAVQELLLQEPEPLKGCTGQAESQKSERRSVICDVSPNRRSTPEREKENNREREKNLSAASVIQQPFSSPASANDMSKKDILEKKVIKIETASKEIDPNPDFHGSDGTNDSEMEYSSKSSHSSIVLNSDPYRHQPLHSLSTKPLSSPSRHQSYLHGVDLATSNSNSFPGYRFGDTRESNVPRGHPHFPSHHPYHNLSSQAQTTNKIQMYPHPRGPFQHSHEINDWVKAMNRSAKDMMMMPVASPGRHKVSQSEHRQRLIPQTDIHSEQNAAKTLLHQQSGYYDMKMWESTPPGRDGVRMIEGDSCYRTQALPPPSSVPAGSQSVLPPSKAHGLNTAELEETKRPCLPPSCNSTKPQTVVTSTQSQVQRQTKSGGPGETNPLILRRRVRSFISPIPAKRLLQDASQQRAATNSHPPGVHPESNHRNEDESSSSDIPHLSSPLPGDNAFAKSLSPSGGSTKALPPKKGRGLKLEAIVQKISPSITKPASNVDDGTNHYSGFTHATIPQFSDSQDQDITHFPRVAGGDDGYIEDTHSLNDMMSFRGVDETGPLPLSGYPCDPQTQTRKQKDFDFGLGDALVSASGDKEDFALLGPLPPPPPLPRPVQGSPPPSSSALSDIQHFTNTYQQLETRRGEQCAANLLRQKLQESGMGFDDYTGSDYYRATSPHHSQSQGHVLSRHQTQDCKTPDNSVPKGYFPSGKKKGRPVGSVNKQKRVQNPAQTQIQSQAQAPILNQNSSQLLPTPITAALTIPDTDQSTTSTATSILENKSTPPLTPPILTQVVKVDVESEPIQPEIEVKPVRRRRKGFKDEDGSPERRGRQRMRRGGAPTSQSAARDNPETLLGAKGAHSINRAFLDPNLKGLFVPHIHVENKIPEIGSVCTIVNAEDDKLKGERSAIGGKTGGSGTESLPTSTLYSQLSKRESEMRETDQVETTLQSGKALPSSGYVVSGPAVTETKHFGCQLCCLCQKWANYKHLGDLYGPYYPAEYAVKLPKNQPQVRQCHANTGATKTGPNSQNDSNALDTLQNLQNYVQLSRPPALSNCIVSLDSNIKSLSAMVRAPFLAYREDMIGESSAIASSYLTSKNPSLSWDMNLDIRPIPELKREPDFDTEQQQLPKPQQEQPADEAQQRPQHRKLTSHPRFKRRHKSSEDSPRMVPSNSKASLPFQPPPPALDSLGPLAQLAQLPQMPMDPEELWVHEGCIVWTSGVYLVNGRLYGLQEALDGARETSCSYCEMVGSTLGCYSKGCIRRYHYICAIETDCSLNEDNFSLRCPKHKVTQNLRPAKSVYLEQSERG; this comes from the exons ATGCAGAATTTTTCAAATAGCCCCACCCCCCATTCTCTCCCCCCCGGCTTTAGCATGAGGGGTGGAGGGGGACCTCCATATCCCCCTCAAAGTGTAGACCCCCAGATCTCCCCAAGGATGACAGAAGATTATGCAGCGATGCAACAGCAGAGCCTACACAGAGGCCATCCCCACTCCAATCAAGTCAGTCCCATGCTTGCTTACAATGCTCGAAACAGAGGCATTGTCGAGCCATCGCCCACACAGGGTAACCTTCACAGCAGCAGTAGCAACCCATACAGGAAGGACACAATGGATTATTATTTCTCATTGGGCGGGAAGgacaaaaacagaaaaggaGGTCTGGCCTATGGAACAGGATTTGGCTACCCTAATATTGATGCTCACATACCTCCCCAGTACAGACATTCTGGCGCTGGGTCTGTATTATCATCTGGCATCGTGTCACAATATTCAGTAGACTATGGGCCCAGCACTGGATCAGGTGCAGGCTCTGGAGCATTCTCTCCGCACCAATACAATATGAGTCAGAACGCTGCAATGCAAGCCATGCCAGGTTCTCAGAGCCGCCAACATGGACAAACATTCTCTCCAGTCCACCATGGGCAGCAGCATCGGACTTATCCGAGCTCTGGGCATAGAATGAACCCTCAATACCCACAATACTCTCCACAGGCAGGAGTGTCATCGGGGATGTACAGCCCCCCTCCACAGAGATATGCTGATGGGACTGCTAACACCGGTTTTGATCCCAAAGTCAACAGTTCACACAGTGTCAACTCAAGTGCAAACTCTGCCTCTGGTTCAGCTGCTGCTAACAATATGGGGCCAGTGGAGAGTGTTCAGCAGCGTTACCATGCATCAAGCTATGCTGGATATATTCCGCAGACGCAAACACTTCACAAGGAGGGCACACTGCAGCACTGCAACACACAGCACAATTTAGGTGTGGGCTACGACAACACTCTAAAGATGCAGCACCAAGGCCCAGCTCCAGGCACGGTGTATGGTAAACATCACCAGCCATCCACCCCCACTGTACCTCATGCAGCATCTCAAGAAATAGCCAAATCCCCATTGCATTCTCAACAAAGTCAGATGAACCAAAACCTTAGCCCGATCTCCAACCCATCCCCAGCTGCCTCAGCAGTACATTCCCCCGGCTGTAGCTCCACTCCTTCCCCTTTGATGGGTGTTTCAGAAACCTATGTAAACCCCTCTGGCCCTTCCCACCCTTCATCTACTGTCCATAGCAGCAGTCATGGTCATAGATTAATCCAGGCCGTGTCACAGTTAAGTCCAACACCCAACTCAAACAGTAGCATCAGTAGTTGTGGTAGCAGTGGCAGTCACAAAGGCCATAACATCAGTACTGTTGGAGTAAACAGTGTGCCACCAACAAGTTGCAACAAAACTGGTCTAGGTTCAGGGCTTGCGCCCCGAGAGGAAGGTCCCTCTGTTTATTCTTCTCCCCTAGTTGGGAAAATGCATGATACAGGACTAAGTAGTCTTAATGCCTTGAGCTCCCAGGTAGCTAATTTACCGAACACTATTCAACACATGCTCCGCACTGACAATGTGCTGTCGCAGAAGAAGGGCAAAGAGGGTGGACAGGTGCAACCAACAACACACAGTGTTCCAACATTGCAACCAAGGAGTAAAAATCCAAGTGCAGTTGCAGTTAGAGATGGAACTGTTGTAGGAGTTGCTGAAGGGGCTGGTTTAGAAACTGTTGACGATGAGGACTCCTCCTATATGTCAGCTGAAACCAAGATAGAGCAAGAGGATCATTTAATAGAGGGGGGACATACAAGAGTGAGGCAGATGAGTGGCGCAAGCAGTGAACCTAAACCAATTTTTTATCATCCTCCTCACAGCCAACCCCAGCCACAACCTGGACAAGCATTAAATGCCAAAACATTTACATACAAGTCACCACCAAGCGAAATGGTCTCAAAAGCAAGTCTTCATATTGCGTCTACATTACCATCTCCAGAGGCTGACCCAAATTCACATTCAAAACCTCCAGTTTCAGTTTCTTCATCCATCTCCTGTATTATTCCTCCCCCCCAGCCAAATCGTGGCTTACATCCTAGTTTATTAAAAACTAACTCAAAAGGTGGCCATAAAAAGAGTGtcgaaataaaaaatgaacagaTCAAAATGGAACATGAAGACGGGGTTGATAAAATGGAGAAAGGCAATAGCCAAATGCTTCGAGATGAAGAAATCAGCACAAAGCATGGACAGGACAAAGAAAATATGTTGCACACTGCTTCTACAGCACATGGCGAGAGTGAACAAAAACCCACATCTGAGGAACAGCTAAGTGTTGGTGTGATTGTTTCAGCTCGTTCTGATGGAAGTCAAGTTGAAAAAAGCAAGCAGCCCCAAGAACTCTGTTTGAAGGAGAAACAATCCTATTTGAAAGAGTCAACGAGTAATAATGGAGAAGAAGGTATGGACCTAAGTCGATATTCATCTCAGCACCCAAAATCTAATATTGAACAAGCCCACAATCTCAGCCAGTTTGGATCAAACAAGTATGGGTTTGTAGAGTCCACCTATGGCTCTGAGTTGTCAATgatgaagaaaggaaggactGGCCCAGCAGGTGTAATGGAATCAAGTTCCAGAAGCTTTCAGCAATCACACTCCGGTTGTGTTCCTGAACATTCAAAAGAATTGAGTTCTCTAACTGAGGCATTTGGAAAGAGAGGCCAAGCAGTAGGAACAAAAGCCCAAGATGACATTTCTCAAATCCAACAATTCCCTAGCCTTTTACAAGAGGTTCTTCAGGGCTATAATTTAGATAGACGTTATGGAAGACCAGAACAGGCGTTTCCTGCACATCTCCAAGTTCAACAACAATTTCAAACAAGATACCCATATGGTATgacagaaaatataaaaatgatggAAAGTGGAGCCAGTGATCATTTGGCCCTAATGGGAACTACGGGAAAGCCCCAACATCAGAATCATCGACTTGGAAGTAAAACCAATTTTGCCACAGGTCTTCAGTCGTCAATTAAGCCAGACGTTTCCAACACAAAGATTTTGCAAcatactgcaaaaaaagaagtggaTTTCTCTGAGGATCATTTACCACGAGCCTCAGATGCACAGCCAATCCAACCTAAACATATCAATTTAGCTGACTATTCTCTTCCACAACGAAAAGCATTGGCCAATATGTCCACCTCATCATCTGCTGTACAGGAGCTCCTTTTGCAAGAGCCTGAGCCACTGAAAGGGTGTACTGGTCAAGCAGAATCTCAGAAATCAGAACGTCGCTCTGTCATCTGCGATGTGTCGCCAAATAGGCGTAGCACACCAGAGAGGGAAAAGGAAAATAACAGGGAGcgagaaaaaaatctgagtgCCGCCTCTGTGATTCAGCAGCCATTTTCCTCCCCAGCATCAGCCAATGATATGAgtaaaaaggacattttagagAAAAAAGTGATAAAAATTGAAACAGCATCCAAAGAGATCGATCCAAACCCCGATTTTCATGGCAGTGATGGAACTAATGACagtgaaatggaatattcttcaAAATCTTCACATTCATCCATTGTACTAAATTCTGACCCCTATAGGCACCAACCGCTCCATTCTCTAAGCACAAAACCGTTATCATCACCGTCAAGACATCAGTCATATCTTCATGGTGTGGATTTAGCAACAAGCAATTCCAACAGTTTCCCTGGTTATCGGTTTGGAGACACAAGAGAAAGCAATGTGCCTCGTGGCCACCCTCACTTTCCTTCCCACCATCCGTACCACAATTTATCATCCCAGGCTCAAACTACAAATAAGATTCAAATGTATCCTCACCCTCGTGGGCCTTTCCAGCATTCACATGAAATAAACGATTGGGTGAAAGCAATGAACAGGTCTGCTAAGgatatgatgatgatgccaGTTGCTTCCCCAGGAAGACATAAAGTCAGCCAATCAGAACACAGACAGAGATtgatccctcaaacagacatcCACAgtgagcaaaatgcagccaaaaCACTGCTGCATCAACAAAGCGGATACTATGACATGAAAATGTGGGAGTCGACACCCCCAGGCAGAGATGGAGTTCGAATGATTGAAGGTGATTCTTGCTACAGGACGCAAGCACTTCCTCCACCATCATCGGTTCCGGCAGGTTCACAGAGCGTTTTGCCTCCCTCTAAGGCTCATGGCCTAAATACAGCTGAACTTGAGGAAACTAAACGTCCTTGCCTTCCTCCTTCATGCAACTCTACTAAACCTCAAACTGTTGTAACTTCTACTCAATCACAGGTGCAGCGTCAAACTAAGTCTGGAGGTCCTGGTGAGACGAATCCTCTTATTTTGAGAAGAAGAGTGCGATCTTTTATTTCTCCTATTCCAGCCAAAAGGCTACTGCAGGATGCATCTCAGCAGAGGGCTGCTACAAATTCACACCCTCCTGGGGTGCACCCTGAGTCAAACCATCGCAATGAAGATGAATCATCCTCTTCTGACATCCCACATCTCTCTTCCCCTTTGCCTGGTGATAATGCCTTTGCTAAATCTCTGTCCCCATCAGGTGGAAGTACGAAGGCCTTGCCTCCGAAGAAAGGACGTGGTTTGAAACTCGAGGCAATAGTTCAGAAAATATCACCAAGTATTACAAAGCCTGCCAGCAATGTTGATGATGGAACAAATCATTACTCAGGCTTTACTCATGCAACAATCCCACAGTTTAGTGATTCACAGGACCAAGACATTACCCATTTTCCTAGAGTTGCAGGTGGGGATGATGGCTATATTGAAGACACTCACTCATTAAATGACATGATGTCCTTCAGAGGTGTAGATGAGACTGGCCCATTGCCACTGTCTGGCTACCCATGTGACCCACAAACACAAACTCGTAAACAAAAAGACTTTGACTTTGGGTTAGGAGATGCTCTAGTGTCAGCCTCTGGTGACAAAGAAGACTTTGCGCTGCTCGGACCTTTACCCCCTCCTCCACCACTTCCCCGTCCAGTTCAGGGTTCTCCACCTCCATCTTCATCTGCCCTGTCAGACATTCAACATTTCACTAATACTTACCAGCAGCTTGAGACAAGAAGAGGAGAGCAGTGTGCTGCTAACCTTCTTCGACAGAAACTTCAAGAATCTGGCATGGGATTTGATGATTATACTGGCAGTGACTACTATAGAGCTACCTCACCCCATCATAGCCAGTCTCAAGGACATGTTCTGAGCAGACATCAGACACAAGATTGTAAGACGCCAGATAACTCTGTGCCTAAGGGCTATTTTCCATCTGGCAAAAAGAAGGGCAGACCAGTTGGAAGTGTGAATAAACAAAAACGTGTCCAAAACCCTGCCCAAACACAGATCCAGTCTCAAGCCCAAGCTCCAATCTTGAATCAGAATTCTTCTCAATTGCTACCAACTCCAATTACAGCTGCCCTTACAATACCCGACACAGATCAATCTACAACCAGCACAGCCACCTCCATCTTGGAAAACAAAAGCACTCCTCCTCTGACCCCACCCATTTTAACCCAGGTAGTAAAAGTGGATGTTGAGAGTGAACCAATTCAACCAGAGATTGAAGTCAAACCTGTGAGACGGCGGCGCAAAGGTTTTAAAGATGAAGATGGCTCACCAGAAAGaagaggacgtcaaagaatgaGAAGAGGAGGGGCACCAACATCACAATCAGCGGCTAGAGATAACCCTGAAACACTTTTGGGGGCAAAAGGGGCTCACAGCATAAATAGAGCATTCCTGGATCCAAATCTAAAAGGCCTGTTTGTGCCACACATACATGTTGAGAACAAGATACCAGAGATTGGGTCAGTGTGCACCATTGTAAATGCTGAGGATGACAAGTTGAAAGGAGAGCGTAGTGCGATTGGAGGGAAAACAGGTGGGAGTGGAACTGAGTCTCTACCAACCTCAACTCTTTACTCACAGTTATCAAAAAGGGAGTCAGAGATGAGGGAGACGGACCAGGTGGAAACTACACTTCAGTCAGGAAAAGCACTTCCTTCATCTGGCTATGTTGTTTCTGGACCTGCTGTTACAGAAACTAAGCACTTTGGCTGTCAGCTTTGCTGTCTGTGTCAAAAATGGGCCAATTACAAACATCTTGGAGATCTTTATGGGCCATACTATCCTGCCGAATATGCTGTTAAGCTCCCCAAAAACCAGCCCCAGGTTAGACAATGTCATGCAAACACAGGTGCAACCAAAACTGGACCAAATTCACAAAATGACTCAAATGCTTTAGACACTTTGCAGAACTTACAAAACTATGTTCAATTGTCCAGACCCCCGGCTCTAAGTAACTGCATCGTAAGCTTGGATTCAAATATCAAATCTCTTTCCGCCATGGTAAGAGCCCCTTTCTTAGCTTACAGAGAGGATATGATTGGTGAGTCCAGTGCCATTGCCTCCTCGTACCTCACCAGTAAAAACCCATCACTATCCTGGGACATGAACCTTGATATCAGACCTATTCCAGAGCTCAAGAGAGAGCCGGACTTTGACactgagcagcagcagctgccAAAACCGCAGCAAGAACAGCCAGCAGATGAAGCCCAACAGCGACCACAACACCGTAAGCTGACCTCACACCCGCGCTTTAAACGCAGGCATAAATCCAGCGAGGACTCCCCCAGAATGGTGCCGTCCAACAGTAAGGCTTCCCTGCCCTTCCAACCTCCGCCACCAGCTTTGGACTCCCTGGGACCTTTGGCACAACTTGCCCAGTTGCCTCAGATGCCCATGGACCCAGAGGAGTTGTGGGTTCATGAAGGATGCATCGTGTGGACCAGTGGAGTATACCTTGTCAATGGGAGACTGTATGGCCTGCAGGAGGCACTAGATGGTGCCAGAGAAACC AGCTGTTCATACTGTGAGATGGTTGGCTCCACCCTGGGATGCTACAGTAAAGGCTGCATACGGCGATATCACTACATTTGTGCTATTGAAACAG ATTGTTCTCTCAATGAAGATAACTTCTCACTGCGGTGTCCGAAGCACAAG GTTACCCAGAACCTCCGGCCCGCCAAGTCGGTGTACCTGGAGCAGTCTGAGAGAGGCTGA
- the gsg1 gene encoding germ cell-specific gene 1-like protein, with the protein MMAFLQQMRSPALSFIQTVVSLCLGATVLTSSYWCVGKQKMPKPLCSPTKHNKCIPVPGMSNSSSIQFSWETGDDRFVFPIFHTGLFVTCEENIYTDAWEEKCRGFYTLTPGSEKAMMWLSLSLELMYVALLFISCILLSAQLCIRAWFPSTQRWGQLLNAFAAVFTVLAGLLGMVGHMMFMQVFQTTVSMGPEDFKPHSYGYSWAFYVAWFAFTVCMSAGVSTLNNYTKKVLMVGAQLNSSLNPFNFVGLLPPAPYFSAPNSGIAHAFHQSHAQISHLSPYYQQPSTKSPLPSKPSHFVPLPHSVSFPPPSSHLASASPLHRLSLPSPSHSHRSPVVVRGLLKGHQGNMVPLYTPQEYYSPL; encoded by the exons ATGATGGCGTTCCTTCAGCAAATGCGCTCCCCCGCGCTCTCCTTCATCCAGACTGTTGTGTCGCTCTGCCTGGGCGCCACGGTGCTCACGTCCTCCTACTGGTGTGTGGGGAAACAGAAGATGCCCAAGCCTCTGTGTTCACCCACCAAGCATAACAAATGTATCCCAGTTCCCGGCATGTCCAACTCGTCCAGCATCCAGTTCTCCTGGGAGACCGGAGACGACCGCTTCGTCTTCCCCATCTTTCACACGGGCCTGTTTGTCACGTGCGAGGAGAACATCTACACGGATGCATGGG AGGAGAAGTGTCGCGGGTTCTACACGTTGACTCCAGGATCTGAAAAAG CCATGATGTGGCTGTCGCTGTCCTTGGAGCTGATGTACGTGGCTCTGCTGTTCATCAGCTGCATCCTGCTGTCCGCGCAGTTGTGCATCAGGGCCTGGTTCCCCTCCACGCAGCGCTGGGGCCAGCTGCTCAACGCTTTTGCTGCCGTCTTCACAGTCTTGGCAG GTCTGCTTGGAATGGTGGGTCACATGATGTTCATGCAGGTGTTTCAGACGACCGTGTCCATGGGCCCAGAGGACTTCAAGCCTCACAGTTACGGATATTCTTGGGCATTCTA TGTGGCCTGGTTTGCCTTCACTGTCTGCATGTCAGCCGGCGTCTCCACCCTAAACAACTACACAAAGAAGGTCCTGATGGTGGGAGCCCAACTTAATTCCAGCCTCAACCCCTTCAATTTTGTGGGCCTTCTGCCCCCGGCTCCTTATTTCTCTGCACCAAACTCTGGCATCGCCCACGCTTTTCACCAATCCCATGCGCAAATCTCTCATTTGTCCCCTTACTACCAGCAGCCATCAACCAAGTCTCCACTGCCCAGTAAGCCTTCACACTTTGTTCCTCTACCCCACTCGGTGTCCTTCCCTCCTCCATCCTCCCACCTTGCGTCTGCGTCCCCTTTGCATCGATTGTCCCTCCCATCTCCATCTCATTCACACAGATCGCCTGTTGTGGTCCGCGGTCTCCTCAAAGGTCACCAGGGGAACATGGTCCCCCTTTACACGCCACAGGAATACTACAGCCCTCTCTGA
- the tcf20 gene encoding uncharacterized protein tcf20 isoform X2 — translation MVPEKPAVHTVRWLAPPWDATVKAAYGDITTFVLLKQIVLSMKITSHCGVRSTRLPRTSGPPSRCTWSSLREAETYSVTLKAVGTRVG, via the exons ATGGTGCCAGAGAAACC AGCTGTTCATACTGTGAGATGGTTGGCTCCACCCTGGGATGCTACAGTAAAGGCTGCATACGGCGATATCACTACATTTGTGCTATTGAAACAG ATTGTTCTCTCAATGAAGATAACTTCTCACTGCGGTGTCCGAAGCACAAG GTTACCCAGAACCTCCGGCCCGCCAAGTCGGTGTACCTGGAGCAGTCTGAGAGAGGCTGAGACTTATTCAGTCACTCTGAAAGCA GTTGGGACAAGAGTCGGCTAA